Proteins encoded in a region of the Sceloporus undulatus isolate JIND9_A2432 ecotype Alabama chromosome 11, SceUnd_v1.1, whole genome shotgun sequence genome:
- the SUPT4H1 gene encoding transcription elongation factor SPT4 — protein MALETVPKDLRHLRACLLCSLVKTIDQFEFDGCDNCDSYLQMKGNREMVYDCTSSSFDGIIAMMSPEDSWVSKWQRISNFKPGVYAVSVTGRLPQGIVRELKSRGVAYKSRDTAIKT, from the exons ATGGCGTTGGAGACGGTGCCGAAGGACCTGCGGCACCTGAGGGCTTGTTTGCTGTGTTCCTTGGTCAAG aCCATTGACCAGTTTGAGTTTGACGGCTGCGACAACTGCGACTCCTATCTGCAGATGAAGGGCAACCGCGAGATGGTCTACGACTGCACCAGTTCGTCATTCGACGG CATTATTGCGATGATGAGCCCGGAAGACAGCTGGGTCTCCAAGTGGCAGCGAATTA GTAACTTCAAGCCCGGGGTGTACGCTGTGTCCGTAACGGGCCGTCTGCCCCAAG GCATCGTGCGAGAGCTGAAGAGCCGCGGAGTGGCCTACAAGTCCCGGGACACGGCCATAAAGACCTAA